In the Aneurinibacillus soli genome, one interval contains:
- a CDS encoding baseplate J/gp47 family protein, translating to MADEYVPLPDPELIQLKLGDQMLLLRETPDMIYERVANRVKGVIPTEQGSDFYVFNYPMCEEIAEQQIIFEYAWIQGFPIWADGEFLDWHGQKEFLRLPRIPGESDDSYRDRLIQAASEREGWGRKVDYARLARNAGAGYAKAVEYQRNDLSVDIYVTDLDGNPADESLCQRIREAIETDRMALHDVMVHPAIVNAVNIESKLFFSPDITDEQIRQAEQLIMNRIMQYTEKNTFLRYHAIGALFLIPGVTIDYTAYTVNGGADNIQTPEGAVNVVKWRRLT from the coding sequence ATGGCGGATGAGTATGTACCTTTACCCGATCCTGAGCTGATTCAACTGAAGCTGGGTGACCAGATGCTGCTTTTGAGAGAAACGCCGGACATGATTTATGAACGGGTGGCCAATCGGGTAAAAGGTGTCATCCCGACGGAACAAGGATCGGACTTCTATGTGTTCAACTATCCCATGTGTGAGGAAATCGCCGAGCAACAGATCATTTTTGAATACGCCTGGATTCAGGGATTTCCTATTTGGGCAGATGGTGAGTTTCTGGATTGGCACGGGCAAAAAGAATTCTTAAGGCTACCACGCATTCCTGGTGAATCGGATGATTCCTATCGTGATCGATTGATTCAAGCGGCCAGCGAACGGGAAGGCTGGGGCCGGAAAGTCGATTACGCCCGTCTCGCACGGAATGCCGGCGCAGGCTATGCGAAGGCCGTTGAATATCAGCGAAATGATCTGAGTGTCGATATTTACGTGACCGACCTAGACGGGAACCCAGCGGATGAATCGCTGTGCCAGCGAATCCGTGAAGCCATCGAGACTGATCGCATGGCACTCCATGATGTCATGGTCCATCCGGCTATCGTCAATGCCGTTAACATCGAAAGTAAACTGTTCTTCTCCCCTGACATTACAGACGAACAGATTCGACAGGCGGAACAATTGATTATGAACCGGATCATGCAGTATACAGAAAAAAATACATTCCTTCGCTATCATGCGATTGGGGCTTTGTTTCTCATACCAGGTGTGACGATTGATTATACAGCCTACACCGTGAATGGTGGCGCCGACAACATTCAAACACCAGAAGGAGCAGTAAACGTGGTGAAGTGGAGGCGGCTGACGTGA
- a CDS encoding DUF2634 domain-containing protein, with protein MADDPIPMFPTFDLSDLESLDEIDGMPSEEKWSYVMDFEQRKLMRDTDGQLLRTKTYEEYLVQVAMRILNTERFRHGIYDEEIGVERSEWPGWSDIEIKRDIEEALEAHMEIEKADVKQLTRGGSVVYATIKITGAAGAVEWEADLNGG; from the coding sequence ATGGCGGATGATCCGATTCCAATGTTTCCGACATTCGACCTTTCTGACTTGGAGTCTTTGGACGAAATCGATGGCATGCCATCGGAAGAGAAGTGGTCATATGTGATGGATTTTGAGCAACGAAAACTGATGCGCGATACGGATGGACAGCTCCTACGTACCAAGACGTATGAAGAGTATCTGGTCCAAGTCGCCATGCGCATTTTAAATACAGAGCGATTCCGGCATGGAATTTATGATGAGGAAATCGGAGTAGAACGTTCTGAATGGCCTGGATGGTCCGATATCGAAATTAAGCGGGATATAGAAGAGGCACTGGAAGCACATATGGAGATTGAAAAAGCCGATGTGAAGCAGCTTACTCGAGGCGGAAGTGTCGTATATGCAACGATCAAGATCACAGGTGCAGCTGGAGCGGTAGAATGGGAGGCGGATCTGAATGGCGGATGA
- a CDS encoding DUF2577 family protein: MLRKAVDLWKEKITGHIDAKDTERATLLSWPDNSSIKVDGETAPYESDKLVIAEYLQDRKVEAYFQIGQYMEGEEAKGTVTGVLANGVEYESGAPYEKVPRSSLQGTIVIPSPLKVGDRLIVSRLTGQRYYVHGKEVSEHGG; the protein is encoded by the coding sequence ATGTTGAGAAAAGCGGTCGATCTCTGGAAAGAGAAAATAACCGGACACATCGATGCGAAGGACACCGAGCGGGCTACGCTGCTCAGTTGGCCCGATAACTCATCAATCAAGGTAGATGGTGAGACAGCTCCCTATGAAAGCGACAAGCTCGTCATTGCGGAATACTTGCAGGATCGAAAAGTCGAAGCTTATTTTCAGATTGGACAGTACATGGAGGGAGAAGAAGCGAAAGGCACCGTTACGGGTGTACTGGCAAATGGTGTGGAATACGAAAGTGGTGCTCCATACGAAAAGGTTCCCCGATCCTCTCTCCAAGGCACCATTGTCATTCCGAGTCCACTTAAAGTCGGGGATCGCCTGATCGTGTCCCGACTAACCGGACAGCGCTACTACGTTCACGGGAAGGAAGTGAGTGAACATGGCGGATGA
- a CDS encoding XkdQ/YqbQ family protein: protein MDNFAVVYGKQNIRHILTDAIAELSWSSNREEITRSLTARLRDIPPIQAAGMFMCFAKQSANSLFHATNQFFHGPIISFEENEFTHEWEMQAREIGWYLAKNKGMRPYLKGKAGTELQTYIRSTGVDFRCPDLGFSIDERYGTMFHSEIILDVLQKAYEHTGYRFYLEYLRTDQSYYIVVAREGTNTRVPVFVRDQMEASSRGSSIEDVYTVVTAVKYKDDKAIATVTKTDIGALNNLGRMEEIIEVEEKENPSTIATQKLTELSNVKQTKKITVRHEDHSLSRMRAGWLVLIQESTYKSKWVIISEQTTFKNGTYTVQMELEGRT, encoded by the coding sequence ATGGATAATTTCGCGGTCGTCTATGGCAAGCAAAATATACGTCATATCCTGACCGATGCCATAGCGGAACTATCCTGGTCATCGAATCGAGAGGAGATCACCCGGTCCCTGACAGCGCGGCTACGCGATATTCCACCGATCCAAGCAGCGGGCATGTTCATGTGCTTTGCCAAGCAATCTGCAAACTCCCTCTTTCATGCAACCAATCAGTTTTTTCATGGACCCATCATTTCGTTTGAGGAGAACGAGTTCACCCATGAATGGGAGATGCAGGCGCGAGAAATCGGGTGGTACCTGGCTAAGAACAAAGGGATGCGTCCCTATCTCAAAGGTAAAGCAGGCACAGAGCTTCAAACGTACATTCGGAGTACAGGCGTAGACTTCCGATGCCCGGATCTCGGCTTCTCCATCGACGAACGATACGGAACGATGTTTCACTCTGAAATCATCTTGGACGTCCTTCAGAAAGCCTATGAGCATACCGGCTATCGATTCTACCTGGAATATCTACGGACCGATCAGAGCTACTATATTGTCGTAGCAAGGGAAGGAACGAATACACGGGTGCCGGTGTTTGTGCGTGACCAAATGGAAGCCAGCAGCCGAGGAAGCTCTATTGAGGATGTGTATACGGTAGTCACAGCGGTCAAATACAAGGATGACAAAGCGATTGCCACTGTGACCAAGACCGATATCGGGGCACTCAACAACCTAGGGCGTATGGAAGAAATTATTGAGGTTGAGGAGAAAGAGAACCCCTCTACGATTGCCACGCAGAAGCTAACGGAATTGTCGAACGTAAAACAAACTAAGAAAATCACGGTCCGTCACGAAGACCATTCGCTCTCTCGAATGCGTGCCGGCTGGCTCGTGCTAATTCAAGAATCCACCTACAAATCAAAGTGGGTGATTATTAGCGAACAGACCACCTTTAAAAATGGAACGTATACGGTACAAATGGAACTGGAAGGGAGGACGTAA